A genome region from Geobacter pickeringii includes the following:
- the lon gene encoding endopeptidase La, whose translation MELNSHDESITRGNLERFPLLPLRDIVVFPHMVVPLFVGREKSILALEAAMNGNRLIFLAAQRNAKTEEPKKEDIYSVGTISQIIQLLKLPDGTVKVLVEGKRRGTIESFLPVNDYFVVDVQPVDEIADPTAESEALIRSAKTTFELFAKLTKGVPQETSTAVAGIADPGRLADTLAPHLTLKLSDRQNLLAVANGAERLEQLLAFMEAELEILQLENKIRSRVKKQMEKNQKEYYLNEQMRAIQKELGGKDDFKQELLDLEEKASKGKLSKEAKQKALAELKKLKLMAPTSAEAAVVRNYVDWLVSLPWGKTSREKHDIVAAEEVLEADHYGLEKVKERILEFLSVQTLVKSLKGPILCLVGPPGVGKTSLARSIATATGRNFVKMSLGGMRDEAEIRGHRRTYVGAMPGKIIQNLKKSGSNNPVFLLDEIDKMSSDFRGDPASAMLEVLDPEQNSHFSDYFLDVEYDLSRVMFIATANSTHSIPRPLLDRMEIIRLEGYTEHEKLNIAERYLVRKQVAANGLTAAQISIGEKALLDIIRYYTREAGVRNLEREIATLCRKAAHRVVKGEKKKIAVQLKNIKDFLGPRRFRIGLAEERDVIGSATGLAWTEVGGDLLTIEVSVVPGKGKLTVTGKLGAVMQESAQAAMTYVRSRWQILGLERDFYQNIEIHIHVPEGAVPKDGPSAGITIATALTSALTGRTVRRDVAMTGEITLRGNVLAIGGLKEKLLAARRGGIAEVIIPQDNRKDLEEVPGEVYRGMVVHPVAHMDEVLSRALLGEPIQAAAQGIPSGDEMASEPLTAH comes from the coding sequence TAAGAGATATTGTCGTTTTTCCGCATATGGTTGTCCCGCTCTTCGTGGGGAGGGAGAAATCCATCCTGGCGCTGGAAGCGGCAATGAACGGCAATCGTCTCATTTTCCTGGCCGCTCAAAGGAACGCCAAGACCGAAGAGCCGAAAAAGGAAGATATCTATTCGGTGGGGACGATATCCCAGATCATCCAACTCCTCAAATTACCGGATGGTACGGTCAAGGTGCTGGTGGAGGGGAAACGGCGCGGCACTATCGAATCATTTCTTCCCGTAAACGACTATTTTGTCGTTGATGTTCAGCCGGTCGACGAAATTGCAGATCCGACAGCGGAGAGCGAAGCGCTCATTCGAAGTGCAAAGACGACCTTCGAGCTTTTCGCCAAACTCACCAAAGGGGTGCCTCAGGAAACCTCGACTGCTGTTGCCGGGATAGCCGACCCTGGCAGACTTGCCGATACCCTTGCACCCCATCTGACCCTTAAACTGTCTGATCGCCAGAATCTCCTCGCCGTAGCGAACGGTGCAGAGCGGTTGGAGCAACTCCTTGCGTTTATGGAGGCTGAGCTTGAGATCCTGCAGCTCGAAAACAAGATCCGTTCCCGCGTCAAGAAGCAGATGGAGAAGAACCAGAAGGAGTACTACCTCAACGAGCAGATGAGAGCAATCCAGAAAGAGCTTGGGGGTAAGGACGACTTCAAGCAGGAACTTCTTGACCTTGAGGAGAAGGCTTCAAAGGGGAAGCTGTCAAAGGAGGCGAAGCAGAAGGCGCTTGCTGAACTGAAAAAGCTTAAGCTGATGGCGCCGACCTCGGCAGAAGCTGCCGTGGTCCGTAATTACGTCGATTGGCTCGTGTCCCTTCCCTGGGGCAAGACCAGTCGCGAGAAACATGACATTGTGGCTGCCGAGGAGGTTCTGGAGGCGGACCATTACGGACTTGAGAAGGTAAAGGAGCGGATTCTGGAATTTCTCTCCGTACAGACCCTCGTAAAATCTCTCAAAGGTCCGATACTGTGCCTGGTTGGTCCACCGGGTGTCGGCAAGACATCCCTTGCACGCTCGATCGCCACTGCGACAGGTCGCAACTTTGTGAAGATGTCACTCGGCGGGATGCGCGATGAGGCGGAAATCAGAGGACATCGTCGCACTTACGTTGGAGCCATGCCGGGCAAGATCATTCAGAACCTGAAAAAGTCCGGGAGTAACAACCCGGTTTTTCTCCTCGACGAAATTGACAAAATGAGTTCCGATTTCCGCGGTGATCCGGCCTCCGCGATGCTTGAGGTGCTTGATCCCGAGCAGAACTCCCATTTCAGCGATTATTTCCTTGATGTTGAGTATGACCTTTCCCGTGTCATGTTCATTGCCACGGCCAACAGTACTCACTCGATTCCGCGGCCACTTCTTGACCGCATGGAAATCATTCGACTCGAAGGGTACACGGAGCACGAGAAGCTCAATATTGCCGAGCGGTATCTCGTGAGGAAGCAGGTGGCAGCAAACGGCTTGACCGCCGCCCAGATAAGCATCGGCGAGAAAGCACTTCTGGATATTATTCGCTACTATACTCGCGAGGCAGGGGTACGGAATCTGGAACGGGAAATTGCAACTCTCTGCCGCAAGGCTGCCCATCGGGTGGTAAAAGGCGAGAAGAAAAAGATTGCCGTTCAATTGAAAAATATCAAGGACTTTCTCGGTCCGCGACGCTTTAGAATCGGTCTCGCTGAAGAGCGCGATGTTATAGGGTCTGCCACCGGTCTGGCCTGGACGGAGGTCGGAGGGGATCTTCTGACAATAGAGGTGTCTGTGGTCCCCGGCAAAGGAAAGCTGACGGTTACGGGGAAGCTGGGCGCGGTAATGCAAGAGTCTGCCCAGGCCGCCATGACCTATGTCCGTTCGCGGTGGCAGATACTGGGACTTGAGCGGGATTTTTACCAGAACATCGAGATTCACATTCATGTCCCTGAAGGAGCGGTACCGAAGGATGGACCATCTGCGGGGATAACGATTGCGACTGCCCTAACATCTGCGCTGACGGGGCGGACGGTGCGAAGGGATGTCGCAATGACCGGTGAGATCACGCTTCGCGGCAATGTTCTTGCCATTGGTGGGCTCAAAGAGAAGCTTCTTGCCGCCCGTCGCGGAGGGATTGCCGAGGTGATCATCCCGCAGGATAACCGGAAGGATCTGGAAGAAGTCCCCGGTGAGGTGTATCGGGGGATGGTGGTTCATCCGGTAGCGCATATGGACGAGGTGCTTTCTCGAGCCCTTCTCGGCGAGCCCATTCAGGCGGCAGCGCAAGGTATACCATCGGGGGACGAAATGGCTTCGGAGCCGTTGACGGCTCACTAG
- a CDS encoding polyprenol monophosphomannose synthase: protein MKVFAVIPTYNERDNIERLIEQVLAQRTDIEVLIVDDNSPDGTGALVSQIASSNPRVHLLHRPGKMGLGSAYREGFKVALGRGADFIIEMDADFSHDPAVLPRFLEQMGNYDVLVGSRYLNGISVVNWPLRRLMLSYFANVYTRLITGLRIQDCTSGFKCFRRSVIEAIELDRIRSDGYSFQIEMNYRCVEKGFRVGEIPIIFIDRHSGSSKMSKRIVREAVVMVWKLKVGTILNRIFRRRSSDNAS from the coding sequence TTGAAGGTATTTGCAGTAATACCAACGTACAATGAACGCGACAATATAGAGCGGTTGATTGAGCAGGTCCTCGCGCAACGCACAGATATCGAAGTGTTGATAGTCGATGATAACTCTCCTGATGGGACCGGCGCACTCGTTTCCCAAATTGCTTCCTCTAACCCTCGTGTTCATTTGCTCCACAGACCAGGGAAAATGGGGCTTGGATCAGCCTATCGCGAAGGGTTCAAGGTTGCGCTTGGTCGTGGTGCCGACTTCATTATCGAGATGGATGCTGATTTTTCGCATGATCCCGCTGTACTCCCACGTTTTCTTGAGCAGATGGGAAATTATGATGTTCTTGTAGGGTCACGGTACCTCAATGGTATCAGTGTGGTTAATTGGCCGTTGCGCCGCCTTATGCTGAGTTATTTCGCCAATGTTTATACCCGCCTGATTACCGGTTTGCGAATTCAGGATTGCACCAGTGGCTTCAAGTGTTTTCGGCGAAGCGTTATTGAAGCGATAGAACTTGACCGGATCCGCTCCGATGGCTATTCATTTCAAATCGAAATGAATTATCGCTGCGTTGAAAAAGGTTTTCGGGTCGGAGAAATTCCCATCATTTTCATTGATCGACACTCCGGAAGTTCGAAAATGTCGAAGAGAATCGTCCGGGAAGCTGTTGTTATGGTCTGGAAGTTGAAGGTGGGAACCATTCTGAACAGGATTTTCCGGCGGAGGAGCAGTGACAATGCTTCATGA
- a CDS encoding 6-bladed beta-propeller, with translation MGDGGRRFFLAMDSGNGSGMIRMTRFTWPFLMAMFLAVLPACTAFSPAPVVLRDPAVDLVWPPPPAPPKIRFLREITGPDQVVEKQGKVGQFWEMITGEKKISVPFSAPYGLVWNGAMLYVADPGAGVVHCYDLARHEVDYLLHAGSDEQLISPVAVALDGAGNLLVSDSVNARVYVFSPGGKFKYELGHGKIAFKRPAGIAVNSAGEIFVVDVLAHNLKVFSADGAYLGEFPKQGSGEPLSFPSNVAVDRTGTVYVTDSMNFAVKVYDRDGTYRRSIGEIGDAPGSFARPRGIAVDSELHVYVVDATFDNFQIFDQEGRLLLFVGSKGKKAGEFSLPSGIYVDQNDRIFLTDTFNRRIQVFEYLKKGAN, from the coding sequence ATGGGGGATGGCGGTCGTCGTTTTTTTCTCGCTATGGATAGTGGGAATGGTTCAGGCATGATACGCATGACTCGTTTCACGTGGCCCTTTCTGATGGCCATGTTTTTGGCCGTTCTCCCTGCATGCACTGCGTTTTCTCCTGCACCGGTTGTCCTTCGTGATCCTGCTGTCGATCTCGTCTGGCCTCCGCCACCTGCCCCTCCTAAAATACGTTTTCTTCGTGAAATAACCGGTCCGGATCAGGTTGTGGAAAAGCAGGGGAAGGTCGGCCAATTCTGGGAAATGATCACCGGTGAGAAGAAAATTTCAGTTCCCTTCTCCGCCCCCTATGGTCTGGTCTGGAATGGTGCCATGCTTTACGTGGCGGATCCCGGTGCCGGGGTAGTCCATTGTTACGATCTTGCTCGGCATGAGGTTGATTATCTTCTCCACGCGGGCAGTGATGAGCAGTTGATCAGCCCCGTTGCCGTTGCACTTGATGGCGCTGGAAACCTCCTCGTGTCAGATTCGGTGAATGCCAGGGTCTACGTCTTTTCCCCGGGGGGAAAGTTCAAGTATGAGCTTGGTCATGGGAAGATTGCTTTTAAGCGTCCTGCCGGGATCGCTGTCAATAGTGCCGGTGAAATTTTTGTAGTTGATGTCTTGGCACATAATTTGAAGGTTTTCTCAGCGGATGGTGCTTATCTCGGTGAGTTCCCCAAACAGGGAAGTGGCGAGCCGCTCAGCTTTCCATCCAATGTGGCGGTGGACCGTACTGGCACCGTTTATGTGACCGATTCGATGAACTTCGCCGTCAAAGTGTACGACCGCGACGGCACTTACCGGCGGAGTATCGGTGAAATTGGGGATGCACCCGGTTCTTTCGCGAGGCCGCGGGGAATTGCCGTTGATAGTGAGCTCCATGTGTACGTGGTTGACGCTACTTTTGATAACTTTCAGATATTTGACCAAGAGGGGCGTCTCTTGCTTTTCGTGGGGAGTAAAGGGAAAAAGGCCGGCGAATTTTCTCTCCCGAGCGGGATATATGTCGACCAAAACGACCGTATTTTTCTAACGGATACATTTAACAGACGGATTCAGGTGTTTGAATATTTGAAGAAGGGTGCTAACTGA
- a CDS encoding cytochrome C — MVRIFLLFSVVSLAFFWATTGQAAKGPLFRQGGNPHNLSFSNTGVNYKATNATDPRATQVCIFCHTPHNARAQTPLWNRADSTQTFGHYTSSTLKINKDATAQSLSDYVAEPNGSSRLCLSCHDGVTALGAILHGGFDNSAIEINNSVSTVMTGVKVFNKAKVTSHHHPVSFKYTANVVARLNTLENPTHTYTLPVNSTSNARTFIKFDRDQRAQCISCHEPHQSQYLDTVNNPPLTPFWVYDGSGLATVSPTTVHDEVCTACHNFVSPNP, encoded by the coding sequence ATGGTCCGAATATTTCTTCTGTTCTCGGTTGTTTCCCTCGCGTTTTTCTGGGCTACAACGGGTCAAGCCGCGAAGGGACCGTTATTCAGACAAGGCGGAAACCCTCATAACCTTTCCTTCAGCAATACCGGTGTAAACTACAAGGCTACCAATGCGACGGACCCGCGCGCCACTCAGGTCTGCATATTCTGTCACACCCCTCACAATGCCCGCGCCCAGACCCCTCTCTGGAACCGTGCCGACAGCACTCAGACCTTTGGCCATTACACCTCTTCAACATTGAAAATAAATAAGGATGCCACTGCCCAAAGCTTGAGCGACTATGTGGCTGAACCGAACGGCTCTTCACGTCTTTGCCTCAGCTGCCACGATGGGGTTACTGCTCTGGGGGCGATTCTCCATGGCGGGTTCGATAATTCCGCTATCGAAATCAACAACAGTGTTTCGACCGTAATGACAGGGGTAAAAGTTTTCAATAAGGCGAAAGTGACCAGCCACCATCATCCCGTTTCGTTCAAGTACACGGCGAACGTTGTTGCCCGACTTAACACTCTTGAGAACCCTACGCATACCTATACCCTTCCGGTAAATTCGACTTCCAATGCCAGGACTTTCATCAAGTTTGACAGGGACCAGCGGGCACAGTGCATCAGTTGCCACGAACCCCATCAGAGTCAGTATCTGGACACTGTTAACAATCCGCCGCTCACCCCGTTCTGGGTCTATGACGGTTCGGGACTTGCAACAGTTTCTCCCACTACAGTCCATGACGAAGTATGCACTGCCTGTCACAACTTTGTCTCACCAAACCCGTAA
- a CDS encoding multiheme c-type cytochrome — protein MNFVRVSLVVLLLALPLVTSAAPGGIGIHLDPQSVPQGCSTCHLKFNFKAGGGPETCIVCHGDPSRLRQQNSSMPRGFAPVARDMKNIEAEFTKPYRHPTFDVRGVHVGSETLPETDSRAPRHADCADCHNPHFVSSANKFAGIRGKRVGNLVSSVSQEYELCYRCHAESANLPGRYTNKRMEFNTTNPSYHPVEAEGKNTAVVSLLKPYKEKKVNAGDVAMITCGDCHGSESSSSPRGPHGSLHEHILVDSYSTRDNQSESTYAYALCYRCHNRTSILGNESFRYHALHIQGSGGLAGANGTSCYTCHNSHGSVDNRYLIRFNTAVVYPNSKGMLKFVEKGVATFHGECYLSCHGVDHNPKSY, from the coding sequence ATGAATTTCGTGCGGGTCTCTCTCGTAGTACTTCTTCTCGCGTTGCCCCTCGTTACGTCAGCCGCTCCCGGCGGGATCGGTATCCATTTGGATCCCCAGTCCGTTCCGCAGGGGTGTTCCACCTGCCACCTGAAATTCAATTTCAAGGCGGGGGGCGGGCCTGAAACCTGTATCGTTTGTCATGGCGACCCTTCACGGCTCAGGCAGCAAAACAGCTCGATGCCCAGAGGGTTTGCTCCGGTGGCACGCGATATGAAGAATATCGAGGCCGAATTCACCAAACCCTATCGGCATCCGACCTTTGATGTCCGAGGAGTTCATGTCGGGAGCGAGACGTTGCCAGAGACGGATTCCCGCGCACCTCGCCATGCGGATTGCGCTGATTGCCACAATCCGCACTTTGTTTCATCGGCGAACAAGTTTGCCGGGATTCGCGGCAAAAGAGTCGGCAACCTGGTTTCGTCCGTTTCGCAGGAATATGAGTTGTGCTACCGCTGTCATGCCGAGAGCGCAAATCTTCCCGGTCGCTACACGAACAAGAGGATGGAATTCAATACCACAAACCCCTCATATCATCCGGTTGAGGCAGAAGGGAAGAATACGGCCGTTGTAAGTCTTCTCAAGCCATACAAAGAGAAAAAAGTGAATGCGGGGGACGTTGCGATGATCACCTGCGGTGACTGCCACGGCAGCGAGAGTTCCTCCTCGCCGCGGGGGCCCCACGGTTCGCTTCACGAGCACATTCTCGTCGACAGCTATTCAACTCGCGACAATCAATCCGAAAGTACCTACGCCTACGCCCTCTGTTACCGCTGCCATAACCGTACGAGTATCCTCGGTAACGAGAGCTTCCGTTATCATGCGCTCCACATTCAGGGGAGCGGCGGACTGGCGGGAGCCAACGGGACATCCTGTTACACCTGTCATAATTCCCACGGAAGTGTCGATAACAGGTATCTCATCCGATTTAATACGGCCGTGGTCTATCCAAATTCCAAAGGGATGCTAAAATTTGTCGAGAAGGGTGTTGCGACGTTCCACGGTGAGTGTTACCTCTCGTGCCACGGAGTTGATCACAACCCCAAATCCTACTGA
- a CDS encoding type II secretion system F family protein: MSLYTCKLGSAEGRIVVKEFESVSPDMLRTTLEEQGFFVFEIKKKPLQFLWNRGTSRRKVDNKTLLVFNQEFLVLIKAGLPIIQALDTVLERSERGLLPEILREVREDVKGGTALSDSLERYPRAFPHLYVASIRAGERTGDLPMTIRRYIAFLKRIEEVRKKFLSALVYPAILVTVATVAVTFLLVYVVPTFSQIYADAGSQLPLPTQILIAFSSTLKRYFFLLTVLLIFGGMAVRRWAATETGRYRVDGLKIGLPFLGEVFSKFAVTSFTRTLATVIGSGIPIVESLKMSVGTLNNVVLERKLLEAVVKVEEGTSLSSAIESVRIMPPLALRMLGVGESTGSLEEMLSDIADYFEGEIDARLHLLTTAIEPFIMIFMGLVVGVIIITMYLPIFKIAGAVGG; this comes from the coding sequence ATGTCTCTCTACACCTGCAAGCTCGGCTCCGCCGAAGGGCGAATTGTTGTCAAGGAGTTTGAATCCGTAAGCCCGGATATGTTGCGGACTACGTTGGAAGAGCAGGGTTTTTTCGTTTTTGAAATAAAAAAAAAGCCACTCCAGTTTCTGTGGAATAGAGGGACTTCCCGTCGAAAGGTCGACAACAAGACCCTGCTGGTTTTCAATCAGGAATTTCTGGTTCTGATAAAGGCTGGACTTCCGATCATTCAGGCGCTTGATACGGTCCTCGAACGGAGCGAACGGGGATTACTTCCCGAGATTCTTCGGGAAGTTCGAGAGGACGTCAAGGGGGGGACGGCTCTCTCCGATTCCCTGGAGCGGTACCCACGGGCATTCCCGCACCTCTATGTAGCCTCGATCAGAGCCGGTGAGCGCACCGGTGATCTTCCGATGACAATCCGTCGATACATTGCCTTTCTCAAACGGATCGAAGAGGTTCGGAAGAAATTCCTTTCAGCCCTCGTCTATCCCGCGATCCTTGTAACCGTCGCAACGGTTGCCGTCACGTTCCTGCTCGTCTACGTCGTGCCAACATTCAGTCAAATATATGCCGACGCCGGTTCTCAATTGCCGTTGCCGACACAGATTCTCATTGCGTTTTCTTCGACGTTGAAGCGATATTTCTTCCTGCTGACTGTGTTGCTGATCTTTGGAGGTATGGCAGTGCGGCGTTGGGCTGCCACCGAAACGGGGCGCTACCGGGTTGATGGCCTGAAGATAGGGCTTCCCTTCCTGGGAGAAGTCTTTTCGAAATTTGCGGTTACTTCTTTTACGAGGACCCTCGCCACTGTTATCGGGAGCGGTATTCCGATCGTGGAGTCACTCAAGATGTCAGTCGGGACTCTGAATAATGTGGTCCTTGAACGAAAGCTGCTGGAAGCGGTCGTTAAAGTGGAGGAGGGGACGAGTCTCTCGTCAGCCATAGAATCGGTCCGGATCATGCCGCCCCTTGCGCTCAGGATGCTCGGTGTAGGCGAATCCACCGGCTCTTTGGAGGAGATGCTTTCCGATATCGCCGACTATTTTGAGGGAGAGATTGATGCCCGGCTTCACCTGCTTACCACAGCCATCGAACCCTTCATCATGATTTTCATGGGGTTGGTAGTAGGAGTTATCATCATCACCATGTATCTTCCTATTTTCAAGATCGCGGGAGCGGTTGGAGGCTAG
- a CDS encoding GspE/PulE family protein produces MKHIFRRKNIGDLLVERGDLDPDKIPFIVEKLKIGHKRFGEICVEEGLVSEEALARALSEQFGIEFVDALRVRLTEAVIGKLPPDAMHRYRFVPLEEQGNSLVILISDPTDVIKLDELELLLDRPLIIKLGTESAISSILKKGEATSRVLKEVSEDFMLQLVRETEKGEEILSMEKISADTSPIIKLVNSTVLDALSRRASDIHIETAQEGVIIKYRIDGVLYLATEPLDIHFQAPIISRLKVMSELDISERRIPQDGRFKVRINDKAIDFRVSIMPSAFGEDAVIRILDKESIASDLRGLTLETLGMNPREMKRLRKKIREPYGMVLVTGPTGSGKTTTLYAALTEIHTGEEKIITIEDPVEYLLRGIVQIPVNEKKGLTFARGLRSILRHDPDKIMVGEIRDPETAQIAVQSALTGHLVFTTVHANNVFDVLGRFIHMGIDPYNFVSSLNCVMAQRLVRKICPHCKHPTEHSDAVLVESGLDPLQCRGVTFYDSRGCEECNGTGYRGRSAIVELLDLNDHIRELIISKVPAVQLKAAAKEAGTVFLRESAVEKVFAGETTLREINRVTFVE; encoded by the coding sequence ATGAAACATATTTTCAGACGGAAAAATATCGGTGATCTTCTTGTGGAGCGGGGTGATCTCGATCCCGACAAGATTCCTTTTATCGTCGAAAAGCTGAAGATCGGCCACAAACGGTTCGGAGAGATTTGCGTCGAGGAAGGTCTTGTGTCCGAGGAGGCACTGGCCCGGGCACTGTCCGAGCAGTTCGGTATCGAGTTTGTTGATGCGTTGAGGGTGCGGCTCACAGAAGCAGTCATCGGCAAGCTCCCTCCCGACGCCATGCACCGTTACCGTTTCGTGCCGCTGGAAGAGCAGGGGAATAGTCTCGTCATTCTGATCTCTGATCCGACCGACGTCATCAAGCTCGATGAACTGGAGTTGCTGCTTGACCGCCCGCTCATCATCAAGCTCGGCACTGAGTCGGCCATATCCTCAATCCTCAAGAAGGGAGAGGCCACCAGCAGGGTTCTCAAGGAGGTTTCCGAGGACTTCATGCTGCAGCTGGTGCGGGAGACCGAGAAGGGCGAAGAGATCCTCTCAATGGAAAAGATCTCTGCCGATACCAGCCCGATCATCAAGTTGGTGAACTCCACGGTGCTTGATGCCCTCAGCAGGAGGGCAAGCGACATCCACATTGAAACCGCCCAGGAAGGGGTCATTATCAAGTACCGGATCGACGGGGTTCTTTACCTGGCGACCGAGCCCCTTGATATCCATTTTCAGGCCCCCATCATCTCCCGCCTCAAGGTCATGAGCGAGCTCGACATCTCGGAGCGTCGCATCCCGCAGGACGGCCGCTTTAAGGTTCGAATCAATGACAAGGCCATCGACTTCCGGGTTTCCATCATGCCGAGCGCCTTTGGAGAAGATGCGGTAATTCGTATTCTCGATAAGGAGAGTATTGCGTCCGATCTGCGTGGGCTTACGCTGGAAACCCTCGGTATGAATCCCCGTGAGATGAAGCGCCTGAGAAAGAAGATTCGTGAACCTTACGGCATGGTCCTGGTTACGGGTCCGACCGGCTCCGGCAAGACTACGACCCTGTATGCCGCCCTCACAGAGATCCATACCGGTGAAGAGAAGATCATCACCATCGAGGACCCGGTCGAGTACCTATTGAGGGGGATCGTCCAGATTCCGGTGAATGAGAAGAAAGGGCTTACGTTCGCCCGAGGTCTGCGATCCATCCTCCGGCATGACCCTGATAAAATCATGGTCGGTGAGATTCGTGACCCCGAAACCGCCCAGATCGCCGTCCAGTCAGCCCTCACCGGCCACCTGGTTTTTACCACCGTCCATGCCAACAACGTTTTCGATGTCCTTGGCCGGTTCATCCACATGGGGATCGATCCGTACAACTTCGTTTCGAGTCTGAACTGTGTTATGGCCCAACGCCTCGTGCGCAAGATCTGCCCTCATTGCAAGCACCCGACGGAACACTCCGATGCAGTCCTCGTCGAATCAGGGCTTGACCCGCTGCAGTGTCGTGGCGTAACCTTCTACGACTCCCGCGGCTGCGAAGAGTGCAATGGTACCGGCTATCGCGGCCGATCGGCAATTGTCGAGTTACTCGACCTCAATGATCACATCCGTGAACTGATCATATCCAAGGTGCCGGCGGTTCAGCTCAAGGCCGCAGCCAAAGAGGCAGGGACCGTTTTCCTTCGCGAGTCGGCGGTGGAAAAAGTTTTTGCGGGCGAGACGACGCTCCGCGAGATAAATCGCGTTACCTTTGTGGAGTAG
- the pilM gene encoding type IV pilus biogenesis protein PilM — translation MDITPHGITVAAVGGGSKAPKLVAHGSAAFPEGKLCILHREPNVLDPGVFVKTVREAYHRLLVKSNQVSVSLPDAAGHVMILDVETRFRSHEEGRDIIRWKLKKSLPYDVSDIHLDYQTLREKENGELSVLVAIISRHVVTQYEDLILEAGIQPNRIDFTAFNLCRPFARRLELGESSLFVAYYEGVLSILVFSEGILEFFRTKELGGTESDMNRVFMEINSSLLIYRDKNAGRELKEVFCFGGSGDVDMFRSVISEASGVEPQALELGRFITLPDGMAGGNGAPTSLCAALGAAMRNL, via the coding sequence ATGGACATTACCCCGCACGGCATTACGGTGGCGGCTGTGGGGGGGGGCTCGAAAGCTCCTAAGCTGGTCGCTCACGGCAGTGCCGCGTTTCCAGAGGGGAAGCTTTGCATTCTCCATCGCGAGCCGAACGTGCTCGACCCTGGCGTTTTCGTCAAGACGGTGCGAGAGGCGTATCATCGCCTCCTGGTGAAGTCAAACCAGGTGTCGGTATCGCTTCCTGATGCGGCCGGCCACGTCATGATTCTCGACGTTGAAACCCGCTTCCGCAGCCACGAGGAAGGTCGCGATATCATTCGTTGGAAACTCAAGAAGAGTCTCCCCTATGATGTGAGTGATATCCATCTCGATTATCAGACTTTACGCGAGAAAGAGAACGGTGAGCTTTCGGTGCTTGTCGCGATCATTTCCCGCCACGTTGTCACACAGTACGAAGATCTTATTCTTGAGGCTGGCATCCAGCCGAACCGTATTGACTTCACCGCCTTCAATCTCTGTCGTCCCTTTGCGCGCAGACTGGAGTTAGGTGAAAGTTCGCTGTTTGTCGCCTATTATGAGGGAGTGCTGAGCATCCTGGTGTTTTCCGAGGGGATACTTGAGTTCTTCAGAACCAAAGAGCTTGGCGGCACCGAGTCCGATATGAACCGGGTCTTCATGGAAATCAACAGTTCTCTCCTCATCTACCGTGATAAGAACGCCGGGCGTGAGCTGAAAGAGGTCTTCTGTTTTGGGGGGAGCGGAGATGTCGATATGTTCCGTTCGGTGATCAGCGAAGCGAGCGGTGTTGAGCCACAGGCTCTTGAACTCGGGCGTTTCATCACGCTCCCCGACGGGATGGCCGGCGGAAACGGTGCGCCTACATCCCTTTGCGCGGCGTTGGGCGCTGCAATGAGGAATCTTTGA
- a CDS encoding PilN domain-containing protein — translation MELKINLATRYFVDARKFSAVTISCAVLMLLVLWYLVATIAGNAGREKRLTADIAAFQARFSASARGVSEKDYDALLKRITAANGIIRKKSFDWLVLLDRLEAAVPNGVALASVDPSPKDGSLKITGITREFRGLREFVENLESTPQVSDVFLQSQSETAVGATQKGISFTVICKVQLS, via the coding sequence ATGGAACTGAAGATCAATCTTGCAACCCGCTATTTTGTCGATGCGAGAAAATTCTCCGCTGTGACCATTTCGTGTGCCGTTCTGATGCTTCTCGTTCTCTGGTATCTGGTTGCCACCATTGCAGGCAACGCTGGCAGGGAAAAGCGTCTGACGGCCGATATCGCGGCGTTTCAGGCACGATTCAGCGCATCAGCCCGTGGCGTGTCCGAGAAGGACTACGATGCACTTCTCAAGCGGATCACCGCTGCCAACGGGATTATCCGCAAGAAGTCGTTCGATTGGCTCGTGCTTCTTGATCGCCTGGAAGCTGCAGTACCCAATGGTGTCGCGCTCGCATCGGTCGATCCGAGCCCCAAGGACGGGTCGCTCAAAATCACCGGAATAACTCGCGAGTTTCGAGGCCTGAGGGAGTTTGTCGAAAATTTGGAGAGCACGCCGCAGGTTTCGGATGTTTTTCTGCAAAGTCAGAGTGAAACTGCGGTCGGAGCAACGCAAAAGGGAATCTCCTTTACCGTTATCTGCAAGGTTCAGCTTTCATGA